Proteins encoded together in one Clostridia bacterium window:
- a CDS encoding YedE-related selenium metabolism membrane protein produces the protein MVEQESKSSIILGGALIGFLGVLFSQWEASENCWTCLQEQLISLGAKLPTIGYFSLEIVGIILGAACLAICRKEFDTSLASLSWLYFVLGFMVMMGVFIFLGCPFRMAFRLGTGDLNALSGLVGLICGILLGLSFLKKGFTIPEKRKTGKKNKLIYWGVMISFLLYSWGRPLSFYLKKGHLDFSLSLVLGSLFLGLIIGLVAQHTRFCLMAGFRNLFLCRDTYLLHGFLALVFFSTLTNLNAGDYQLNFNLDVGLIWGFGAMVLIGWASLYLGGCPLRQLVLLGEGKIKALLVWSGMLVGAWFGHWGQISATTFQGKLILILSLLFLLAISCYYSEKEVT, from the coding sequence ATGGTGGAACAAGAAAGTAAAAGCAGCATAATTTTAGGTGGGGCCTTAATTGGTTTTTTAGGTGTTCTCTTTAGTCAATGGGAAGCTAGTGAAAACTGTTGGACTTGTTTACAGGAACAATTAATTTCTTTGGGTGCTAAATTACCTACCATTGGTTATTTTTCTTTAGAAATAGTGGGCATAATTTTGGGGGCTGCTTGTTTAGCTATTTGTCGAAAAGAATTTGATACATCACTGGCTTCTTTATCTTGGCTCTATTTTGTCCTAGGTTTTATGGTGATGATGGGTGTCTTCATTTTTCTGGGTTGTCCCTTTAGAATGGCTTTTCGTTTAGGTACAGGTGATTTAAATGCTCTTTCTGGTTTAGTAGGTTTAATTTGCGGTATTTTATTAGGTCTCTCTTTTTTAAAAAAAGGTTTTACTATACCGGAAAAACGTAAAACCGGTAAAAAAAATAAGCTTATTTATTGGGGAGTAATGATTAGCTTTTTATTATATTCGTGGGGTCGTCCCCTTAGCTTTTATTTAAAAAAAGGGCACCTTGATTTTTCCCTAAGCTTAGTTCTAGGTTCTCTTTTTTTGGGGTTAATCATTGGGCTTGTAGCCCAACACACTAGATTCTGTTTAATGGCCGGATTTCGTAATTTATTTTTATGTCGTGATACATATCTATTACATGGTTTTTTGGCCTTAGTTTTTTTTAGTACTTTGACTAATCTTAATGCAGGTGATTATCAGTTAAATTTTAATCTTGATGTTGGACTCATTTGGGGTTTTGGGGCCATGGTTTTAATTGGTTGGGCTTCACTTTATTTAGGCGGCTGTCCTTTACGTCAGTTAGTGCTCTTGGGTGAAGGTAAAATTAAAGCCTTATTAGTTTGGAGTGGTATGTTGGTTGGAGCTTGGTTTGGTCACTGGGGTCAAATTTCCGCAACCACTTTTCAGGGGAAATTAATTTTAATTCTCAGTTTACTATTTTTACTGGCTATCTCTTGTTATTATAGTGAAAAAGAGGTGACTTAA
- a CDS encoding DUF3343 domain-containing protein, producing the protein MEYLALFFTQSGALKYQRYLFSLSIEGKLRPVPRKLSSSCGLAVYFSFTADWRQLLHADLQKLYQINEGEYQLCFSAQE; encoded by the coding sequence ATGGAATATTTAGCTCTGTTTTTTACGCAATCCGGTGCCCTAAAATATCAGCGTTATTTATTTTCACTTTCAATTGAGGGTAAATTAAGACCTGTACCACGAAAGTTAAGTTCAAGTTGTGGTTTGGCAGTTTATTTTTCATTTACGGCTGATTGGCGGCAATTACTACATGCGGATTTGCAGAAATTGTACCAAATTAATGAGGGTGAATATCAGTTGTGTTTTTCAGCCCAGGAGTAA